In Streptomyces sclerotialus, one genomic interval encodes:
- the recN gene encoding DNA repair protein RecN, with translation MVVSVLEEMRIRSLGVIDDAVIELSPGFTAVTGETGAGKTMVVTSLGLLLGGRADPALVRIGAKSAVVEGRITVGPDAPAAVRAEEAGAELDDGALLISRTVSAEGRSRAHVGGRSVPVGLLGELADDLVAVHGQTDQQGLLRPARQRQALDRYAGDSVSVPLEKYTAAYRRLRDVAAELDELTTKARERAQEADLLRFGLEEIAAVEPQAGEDVELAAEAERLGHAEALASAASAAHGALAGDPADPEGVDATTLVAGAHRALEAVRSHDPALAGLTDRLGEIGILMSDVAGELASYADGLDADPLRLAAVEERRAALTGLTRKYGEDIAAVLAWAEESAARLAELEGDDDRIGELTAERDALRAELGELAQALTDARVASAERFAAAVTTELAELAMPHARVSVEIRQTEVPEDADGVEVGGRNVAYGPAGADEVELLLAPHPGAQPRPIAKGASGGELSRVMLGIEVVFAGSDPVPTYLFDEVDAGVGGKAAVEVGRRLARLARSAQVVVVTHLPQVAAFADRQLLVEKTSDGSVTRSGVTVLEGEDRIRELSRMLAGQEDSETARAHAEELLATARAGR, from the coding sequence ATGGTCGTATCCGTGTTGGAGGAGATGCGGATCCGGTCCCTGGGCGTCATCGACGATGCCGTCATCGAGCTGTCCCCCGGTTTCACGGCCGTGACGGGCGAGACGGGCGCGGGCAAGACGATGGTCGTGACCAGCCTCGGCCTGCTGCTGGGCGGCCGTGCCGACCCCGCGCTGGTACGCATCGGGGCCAAATCGGCGGTGGTGGAGGGCCGGATCACGGTCGGCCCCGACGCGCCGGCGGCGGTCCGGGCCGAGGAGGCCGGCGCCGAGCTGGACGACGGGGCGCTGCTCATCAGCCGTACCGTCTCGGCCGAGGGCCGCTCCCGCGCACACGTCGGGGGGCGTTCCGTACCGGTCGGACTGCTGGGGGAGCTGGCCGACGACCTGGTGGCCGTGCACGGCCAGACCGACCAGCAGGGCCTGCTGCGGCCCGCGCGGCAGCGCCAGGCCCTGGACCGTTACGCCGGGGACTCCGTCTCCGTCCCCCTGGAGAAGTACACCGCCGCCTACCGCAGGCTCCGCGACGTGGCCGCCGAGCTGGACGAGCTGACCACCAAGGCCCGCGAGCGCGCCCAGGAGGCGGACCTGCTCCGCTTCGGCCTGGAGGAGATCGCCGCCGTCGAGCCGCAGGCCGGCGAGGACGTGGAACTGGCCGCCGAGGCCGAGCGGCTCGGCCACGCGGAGGCCCTGGCCTCCGCCGCGTCCGCGGCGCACGGCGCGCTCGCGGGCGACCCGGCCGACCCCGAGGGCGTCGACGCGACGACCCTGGTCGCCGGGGCGCACCGCGCCCTGGAGGCGGTCCGCAGCCACGACCCGGCGCTGGCCGGGCTCACCGACCGGCTCGGCGAGATCGGCATCCTGATGTCGGACGTGGCGGGCGAGCTGGCCAGCTACGCCGACGGGCTGGACGCCGACCCGCTGCGGCTGGCCGCCGTCGAGGAGCGCCGGGCGGCGCTCACCGGCCTCACCCGCAAGTACGGCGAGGACATCGCGGCCGTGCTCGCCTGGGCCGAGGAGAGTGCCGCGCGCCTCGCCGAGCTGGAGGGCGACGACGACCGGATCGGCGAGCTGACCGCCGAGCGCGACGCGCTCCGCGCCGAACTGGGTGAGCTGGCGCAGGCGCTGACCGACGCCCGCGTCGCGTCGGCCGAGCGGTTCGCCGCCGCCGTCACCACCGAGCTGGCCGAACTGGCCATGCCGCACGCCCGGGTGAGCGTGGAGATCCGGCAGACCGAGGTCCCCGAGGACGCGGACGGCGTGGAGGTCGGCGGCCGGAACGTCGCCTACGGGCCGGCCGGTGCCGACGAGGTCGAACTGCTGCTGGCTCCGCACCCCGGCGCCCAGCCCCGCCCGATCGCCAAGGGTGCCTCCGGCGGTGAACTCTCCCGGGTGATGCTCGGCATCGAGGTCGTCTTCGCCGGCTCCGACCCCGTACCGACCTACCTCTTCGACGAGGTGGACGCGGGCGTCGGCGGCAAGGCGGCGGTCGAGGTCGGCCGCCGCCTCGCCCGGCTGGCCCGCTCCGCGCAGGTCGTGGTCGTCACCCACCTCCCGCAGGTCGCCGCGTTCGCCGACCGCCAGCTGCTGGTCGAGAAGACCAGCGACGGCTCGGTCACCCGCAGCGGTGTCACGGTCCTGGAGGGCGAGGACCGCATCCGCGAACTCTCCCGCATGCTCGCGGGCCAGGAGGACTCCGAGACGGCCCGCGCGCACGCCGAGGAACTGCTGGCGACGGCACGGGCGGGCCGGTGA
- a CDS encoding ABC transporter ATP-binding protein encodes MSRLAAQNVTLAYDQRVIAENLSVDIPDNSFTVIVGPNACGKSTLLRALSRMLKPQAGSVLLDGSAISSQPAKKVARTLGLLPQSSIAPDGITVADLVARGRYPHQGLLRQWSEEDERIVQESMDATGVGELGERYVDELSGGQRQRVWIAMALAQQTPLLLLDEPTTYLDIQHQIEVLDLCAQLHEEQGRTLVAVLHDLNHAARYASHIIALRGGEVVAEGAPAEVVTADLIERVFHLKCQIIDDPETGTPLIIPAARTPRKAAAV; translated from the coding sequence GTGAGCCGTCTCGCGGCGCAGAACGTCACCCTCGCCTACGACCAGCGGGTCATCGCCGAGAACCTCTCGGTCGACATCCCGGACAATTCCTTCACGGTCATCGTCGGCCCCAACGCCTGCGGCAAGTCCACGCTGCTGCGCGCACTGTCCCGGATGCTCAAGCCGCAGGCCGGCTCGGTCCTGCTGGACGGCTCCGCGATCTCCTCGCAGCCCGCCAAGAAGGTCGCCCGCACCCTCGGCCTGCTGCCGCAGTCCTCCATAGCGCCCGACGGCATCACCGTGGCCGACCTGGTCGCCCGCGGCCGCTACCCGCACCAGGGCCTGCTGCGCCAGTGGTCCGAGGAGGACGAGCGGATCGTCCAGGAGTCCATGGACGCGACCGGCGTCGGCGAGCTGGGGGAGCGGTACGTCGACGAGCTCTCCGGCGGCCAGCGGCAGCGCGTCTGGATCGCCATGGCCCTCGCCCAGCAGACGCCGCTGCTGCTCCTGGACGAGCCCACCACCTACCTCGACATCCAGCACCAGATCGAGGTGCTGGACCTCTGCGCCCAGCTGCACGAGGAGCAGGGCCGTACGCTCGTCGCCGTCCTGCACGACCTCAACCACGCCGCGCGCTACGCCAGCCACATCATCGCCCTGCGCGGCGGCGAGGTCGTCGCCGAGGGCGCGCCGGCCGAGGTGGTCACCGCCGACCTGATCGAGCGGGTCTTCCATCTGAAGTGCCAGATCATCGACGATCCGGAGACCGGCACCCCGCTGATCATCCCGGCTGCGCGCACGCCCCGGAAGGCCGCGGCGGTCTGA
- a CDS encoding TlyA family RNA methyltransferase codes for MAGVARRRLDAELVRRKMARSREHASQLIAAGRVTVGGQPASKPATQVETSAALVVREDESDPDYVSRGGHKLAGALAAFVPKGLKVEGRRALDAGASTGGFTDVLLRAGAGHVVAVDVGYGQLAWSLQSDERVTVKDRTNVRELTLEQIDDVPADIVVGDLSFIPLGLVLPALVRCSAPDADLVLMVKPQFEVGKERLGSGGVVRSAELRAEAVRTVGARAAELGLGVLGVTASPLPGPSGNVEYFLWLRAGAPALDPADVDRAVAEGPS; via the coding sequence GTGGCAGGTGTGGCACGACGCCGACTCGACGCGGAGCTGGTGCGCCGCAAGATGGCCCGCTCCCGCGAGCACGCGAGCCAGCTGATCGCCGCGGGCCGGGTGACGGTCGGCGGGCAGCCGGCGAGCAAGCCCGCCACCCAGGTGGAGACCAGCGCCGCGCTGGTCGTCCGCGAGGACGAGAGCGACCCGGACTACGTCTCGCGCGGCGGCCACAAGCTCGCCGGCGCGCTGGCCGCCTTCGTACCGAAGGGCCTGAAGGTCGAGGGCCGCCGGGCGCTGGACGCGGGCGCCTCGACCGGCGGCTTCACGGACGTGCTGCTGCGCGCGGGCGCCGGCCACGTCGTCGCCGTGGACGTCGGGTACGGACAGCTGGCCTGGTCGCTGCAGAGCGACGAGCGGGTCACCGTCAAGGACCGCACCAACGTCCGCGAGCTGACCCTGGAACAGATCGACGACGTGCCCGCCGACATCGTCGTGGGCGACCTCTCCTTCATCCCGCTGGGCCTCGTCCTGCCGGCGCTCGTCCGCTGCTCGGCGCCGGACGCCGACCTCGTCCTGATGGTCAAGCCGCAGTTCGAGGTCGGCAAGGAGCGGCTGGGCAGCGGCGGCGTGGTGCGCAGCGCGGAGCTGCGGGCCGAGGCGGTGCGCACGGTCGGGGCGCGCGCCGCCGAGCTCGGACTCGGCGTGCTGGGCGTCACCGCGAGCCCCCTGCCCGGACCCTCGGGCAACGTCGAGTACTTTCTGTGGCTGCGCGCCGGTGCGCCTGCCCTGGACCCGGCGGATGTCGACCGTGCAGTGGCGGAGGGGCCGAGTTGA
- a CDS encoding NAD kinase, which translates to MSAPAPVPLADQGRTVFLLAHTGRAAAVRSAELVVQGLLRSGIGVRVLAAEAADIPLPDSVEQVASEQCAAEGCELLVVLGGDGTLLRGADFARTSGVPMLGVNLGRVGFLAEAERDDLDKVVDRVVTRSYEVEERMTLDVLVRNNGTVVHTDWALNEASVEKAARERMLEVVTEVDGRPVSRFGCDGVVCATPTGSTAYAFSAGGPVVWPEVEALLMVPISAHALFAKPLVTSPESVLAVEVQPKTPHGVLWCDGSRSVELPAGARVEVRRGAVPVRLARLHHASFTDRLVAKFALPVAGWRGAPH; encoded by the coding sequence GTGTCCGCGCCCGCGCCCGTGCCGCTCGCCGACCAGGGCCGTACGGTCTTCCTGCTCGCCCACACCGGCCGTGCCGCGGCCGTACGCAGCGCCGAACTGGTCGTCCAGGGGCTGCTGCGCAGCGGCATCGGGGTACGGGTGCTGGCGGCCGAGGCCGCCGACATCCCGCTGCCGGACTCCGTCGAGCAGGTGGCGAGCGAACAGTGCGCGGCCGAGGGCTGCGAACTGCTGGTGGTGCTGGGCGGTGACGGGACGCTGCTGCGCGGCGCCGACTTCGCCCGGACGTCCGGCGTCCCGATGCTCGGCGTCAACCTCGGCCGGGTCGGCTTCCTCGCCGAGGCCGAGCGGGACGACCTGGACAAGGTCGTGGACCGGGTGGTGACCCGCTCCTACGAGGTCGAGGAGCGGATGACCCTCGACGTCCTGGTCCGCAACAACGGCACGGTGGTGCACACCGACTGGGCGCTGAACGAGGCGTCGGTGGAGAAGGCCGCGCGGGAACGGATGCTGGAGGTCGTCACCGAGGTCGACGGCCGCCCGGTCTCCCGCTTCGGCTGCGACGGCGTGGTCTGCGCGACCCCGACCGGCTCGACCGCGTACGCCTTCTCGGCCGGCGGCCCGGTGGTCTGGCCGGAGGTGGAGGCGTTGCTGATGGTGCCGATCAGCGCCCACGCGCTGTTCGCCAAGCCGCTGGTCACCTCCCCGGAGTCGGTACTGGCGGTGGAGGTCCAGCCCAAGACCCCGCACGGCGTCCTGTGGTGCGACGGCAGCCGCTCGGTCGAACTCCCGGCCGGCGCCCGCGTGGAGGTCCGCAGAGGTGCCGTACCGGTCCGCCTGGCCCGCCTCCACCACGCCTCCTTCACGGACCGCCTGGTGGCCAAGTTCGCCCTCCCGGTCGCGGGCTGGCGCGGAGCCCCGCACTAG
- a CDS encoding DUF6234 family protein, with protein MASAPAAPRTRRLHWFADLFLGLLLLAVDAGLVIAIWFVVAMHAWGQSGPEEAVAAAERATAQATTGGLIAVGVLAVLAGLASYGLFRTRAPIAAAGQALAAAGLALGALAGAALEYRETYPETVPTSDHQGPVGCRSGGDSEECRDTGG; from the coding sequence ATGGCCTCCGCCCCCGCAGCGCCCCGCACCCGGCGCCTCCACTGGTTCGCCGACCTCTTCCTCGGCCTCCTCCTGCTCGCGGTGGACGCGGGGCTGGTGATCGCCATCTGGTTCGTGGTGGCGATGCACGCGTGGGGGCAGAGCGGCCCGGAGGAGGCCGTCGCCGCCGCCGAGCGGGCCACGGCGCAGGCGACGACGGGCGGGCTGATCGCCGTCGGTGTCCTCGCGGTCCTCGCCGGCCTGGCCTCCTACGGGCTGTTCCGCACCCGGGCGCCGATCGCCGCGGCCGGCCAGGCCCTGGCGGCCGCCGGCCTGGCGCTCGGCGCGCTGGCCGGCGCCGCGCTGGAGTACCGCGAGACGTACCCGGAAACCGTCCCCACGTCCGATCACCAGGGCCCCGTCGGCTGCCGCAGCGGCGGCGACAGCGAGGAGTGCCGCGACACCGGCGGCTGA
- a CDS encoding sterol-binding protein codes for MASLEQCRAALDRLAHNLSTTADGAVRGAAALDRSLSCRITDLDVTFVGRLADGTLKDVTAVPGPPREKAQIRLAMTGDDLVALVDGELHFARAWGSGRVKLEAGLRDLLRLRTLL; via the coding sequence ATGGCTTCCCTCGAACAGTGCCGCGCCGCCCTCGACCGGCTGGCACACAACCTGTCGACGACGGCGGACGGCGCGGTACGCGGCGCCGCCGCCCTGGACCGTTCGCTGAGCTGCCGCATCACCGACCTGGACGTCACCTTCGTGGGACGGCTGGCGGACGGCACCCTCAAGGACGTCACCGCAGTACCGGGCCCGCCACGGGAGAAGGCGCAGATCCGGCTCGCCATGACCGGCGACGACCTGGTCGCGCTGGTCGACGGCGAGCTGCACTTCGCACGGGCGTGGGGCAGCGGCCGGGTGAAGCTGGAGGCCGGCCTGCGCGACCTGCTGCGGCTGCGGACGCTGCTGTGA
- a CDS encoding FecCD family ABC transporter permease gives MSTPPKTSTRPAVKALRTPGGLSVRLHLRAVVTGALLLLVALVAGVLLIGTGDFPMSFGDVLTTLSGGGNPGQELIVNDLRLPRVLVALLVGVCFGLAGAVFQTITRNPLGSPDVLGFAQGSSVGALLVIVYLQGSTVAIAMGSVAGGVLTGLAIFLLAWKRGVHGYRFVLVGIGAAAMLYAIVLYLMTKANIVEATRATTWMTGSLSGRDWDQVWPLAAVCVILVPVILLCGRPLAMLEMGDDSAAALGVRAGQVRILALLAAVVLVASATAAAGPISFVALTAPQLARRLTRTTGPNLLPSALMGALLLVLADLASQRVFGADQIPVGVVTGVLGGGYLLWLLANERKAGRV, from the coding sequence GTGAGTACTCCCCCCAAGACCTCCACGCGCCCGGCCGTGAAGGCGCTGCGCACCCCCGGCGGGCTGTCGGTGCGGCTCCACCTCAGGGCGGTGGTGACGGGCGCGCTGCTGCTCCTCGTGGCGCTCGTCGCCGGCGTCCTGCTCATCGGCACCGGCGACTTCCCGATGTCCTTCGGCGACGTGCTCACCACCCTCAGCGGTGGCGGCAACCCAGGGCAGGAACTGATCGTCAACGACCTGCGGCTGCCCAGGGTCCTGGTCGCGCTGCTGGTCGGCGTGTGCTTCGGACTGGCCGGCGCGGTCTTCCAGACCATCACCCGCAACCCGCTCGGCAGCCCCGACGTGCTCGGCTTCGCGCAGGGCTCGTCCGTCGGCGCCCTGCTCGTCATCGTGTACCTCCAGGGCTCCACCGTCGCCATCGCGATGGGCTCGGTGGCCGGCGGCGTCCTCACCGGCCTCGCGATCTTCCTGCTCGCCTGGAAGCGCGGCGTGCACGGCTACCGCTTCGTCCTCGTCGGCATCGGCGCGGCGGCCATGCTCTACGCCATCGTCCTGTACCTGATGACCAAGGCGAACATCGTCGAGGCGACCCGCGCCACCACCTGGATGACCGGCTCCCTCAGCGGCCGCGACTGGGACCAGGTCTGGCCGCTGGCCGCGGTCTGCGTGATCCTGGTCCCCGTGATCCTGCTCTGCGGCCGGCCGCTGGCCATGCTGGAGATGGGCGACGACTCGGCCGCCGCGCTCGGCGTGCGTGCCGGGCAGGTCCGCATCCTCGCGCTGCTGGCCGCCGTCGTCCTGGTCGCCTCCGCCACCGCCGCCGCCGGACCGATCTCCTTCGTCGCGCTCACCGCGCCCCAGCTCGCCCGCCGCCTCACCCGCACCACCGGCCCCAACCTGCTGCCCTCCGCGCTCATGGGCGCCCTGCTGCTGGTCCTCGCCGACCTCGCCTCGCAGCGGGTTTTCGGCGCCGACCAGATCCCGGTCGGCGTGGTCACCGGCGTGCTCGGCGGCGGTTACCTGCTGTGGCTGCTGGCGAACGAGCGCAAGGCGGGCCGGGTATGA
- a CDS encoding glycosyltransferase family 4 protein, whose product MSSTPAQPPTPSPLRTVQVLGRGSAGSAAHVHALSAGLVARGLRVTVCAAPDAEDTYGFTGVGARFEQIPPRTDPGSIAALRAACADADVVHAHGLHAGLRASLALRGRRVPLVVTWHTKVHSEGARARVTRLLERRVARASAVVLGSCAELVSRARERGARDARLAPPAGPRPRSDEEYARELGRREKRRAELGAVGRPLLLTVGRLDAHQGHEVLLDAAHGWCGLDPQPLVAVAGEGPLRPALQSRIDAEGLPVRLLGRREDVPGLLAAADLVLATARWEARSVLAQEALRGGVPLVATDGGGTRELVGRAAELVPYGDAPALSRTVVELLDDPARRAALADAGRAQAAGWPTEDDTVAQVLSVYDELAQLQG is encoded by the coding sequence GTGAGCAGCACACCCGCCCAGCCGCCCACGCCGTCGCCGCTGCGCACGGTCCAGGTGCTGGGCCGCGGCAGCGCCGGCAGCGCCGCCCACGTGCACGCGCTGTCGGCGGGACTCGTCGCGCGCGGACTCAGGGTGACGGTGTGCGCCGCGCCCGACGCCGAGGACACGTACGGCTTCACGGGAGTGGGCGCGCGGTTCGAACAGATCCCGCCACGCACGGATCCCGGGAGCATCGCCGCGCTCCGCGCCGCCTGCGCCGACGCCGACGTCGTCCACGCGCACGGTCTGCACGCCGGGCTGCGGGCCTCCCTCGCACTGCGCGGCCGGCGCGTCCCCCTCGTCGTCACCTGGCACACCAAGGTGCACAGCGAAGGCGCGCGGGCCCGGGTGACGCGCCTGCTGGAGCGGCGGGTGGCGCGGGCCTCGGCGGTGGTGCTGGGCTCCTGCGCCGAGCTGGTGAGCCGCGCCAGGGAACGGGGCGCCCGTGACGCGCGCCTGGCACCGCCGGCCGGGCCGCGCCCGCGCAGCGACGAGGAGTACGCGCGGGAGCTGGGACGGCGCGAGAAACGGCGCGCCGAACTGGGCGCGGTCGGGCGCCCGTTGCTGCTCACCGTCGGCCGGCTGGACGCGCACCAGGGGCACGAGGTGCTGCTGGACGCGGCGCACGGCTGGTGCGGCCTGGACCCGCAGCCGCTGGTCGCCGTCGCGGGCGAGGGACCGCTGCGGCCCGCGCTGCAGAGCCGGATCGACGCGGAGGGGCTGCCGGTGCGGCTGCTCGGGCGGCGCGAGGACGTGCCGGGCCTGCTGGCCGCGGCCGACCTGGTACTGGCCACGGCGCGCTGGGAGGCCCGCTCGGTGCTCGCCCAGGAAGCGCTGCGGGGCGGCGTCCCGCTGGTCGCGACGGACGGCGGGGGCACCCGCGAACTGGTCGGCCGGGCCGCCGAACTGGTCCCGTACGGCGACGCCCCGGCGCTCTCCCGCACGGTCGTCGAACTGCTCGACGACCCGGCCCGGCGGGCGGCGCTCGCCGACGCCGGCCGGGCACAGGCCGCCGGCTGGCCCACCGAGGACGACACGGTCGCGCAGGTGCTGAGCGTCTACGACGAACTGGCGCAGCTCCAGGGCTGA
- a CDS encoding APC family permease, with protein MSSTETSVPAQDGRDHGVDRLKAGSVGLVGVVFMAVATAAPITAMTGNLPIAVGAGNGIGAPAGYLFATAVLTVFSVGYVAMARRITAAGAFYGFISHGLGRVAGMASGMLAVLAYIVFEASIVGVFAYFAKTTVADQLGADLPWPLYAAAMLAVTAVLAHFDIHLTAKALGIMLVAEIAVLFAVSVAVLLAGGGPDGIPAAPVDPANAFTGTSAGLGLFFAFWSWVGFESTAMYGEESRDPKRVIPRATLVSVIGVGLFYIFVSWMTISGNGLAESVRIASSGTPLDLFFAPTRTFLGGWAVDAFQWLLLTGSFACGMAFHQCAARYLYAIGREGFLHRGLGRTHPRHGSPYFASYVQTALATALVAAFWLTGQDPYIHLYTLLAILGTMAILIVQTLCSFAVIGYFRKNHPEDRHWFRTFTAPLLGGVGMTAVVVLLLVNMRTAAGDAAGSLFFRLIPWIVGLVFFGGLGLALHLKARKPARYEIIGRIVLEDAAERDEEKPTL; from the coding sequence ATGTCCAGTACAGAAACATCGGTACCGGCGCAGGACGGCCGGGACCACGGCGTCGACCGGCTCAAGGCCGGCTCCGTCGGCCTGGTCGGCGTCGTCTTCATGGCGGTCGCGACCGCCGCGCCCATCACCGCGATGACCGGCAACCTCCCGATCGCGGTCGGCGCCGGCAACGGCATCGGCGCCCCGGCCGGCTATCTCTTCGCCACCGCCGTGCTGACCGTCTTCTCCGTCGGCTATGTCGCCATGGCCCGCCGCATCACCGCCGCCGGCGCCTTCTACGGCTTCATCTCGCACGGCCTGGGCCGGGTCGCCGGCATGGCCTCCGGGATGCTCGCCGTCCTCGCGTACATCGTCTTCGAGGCATCGATCGTCGGCGTCTTCGCGTACTTCGCCAAGACCACCGTCGCCGACCAGCTCGGCGCCGACCTGCCCTGGCCGCTGTACGCGGCCGCGATGCTCGCGGTCACCGCCGTCCTCGCGCACTTCGACATCCATCTCACGGCCAAGGCGCTGGGCATCATGCTCGTCGCCGAGATCGCCGTGCTCTTCGCCGTCTCGGTCGCCGTACTGCTCGCCGGCGGCGGCCCGGACGGCATCCCCGCGGCGCCCGTCGACCCCGCCAACGCCTTCACCGGCACCTCCGCCGGGCTCGGCCTCTTCTTCGCCTTCTGGTCCTGGGTCGGCTTCGAGTCCACCGCGATGTACGGCGAGGAGTCCCGCGACCCCAAGCGCGTCATCCCGCGCGCCACGCTCGTCTCCGTCATCGGCGTCGGCCTGTTCTACATCTTCGTGTCCTGGATGACGATCTCCGGGAACGGGCTGGCCGAGTCGGTGCGGATCGCGTCCTCCGGCACCCCGCTGGACCTCTTCTTCGCGCCCACCCGCACCTTCCTCGGCGGCTGGGCGGTGGACGCCTTCCAATGGCTGCTGCTCACCGGCTCGTTCGCCTGCGGTATGGCCTTCCACCAGTGCGCCGCGCGCTATCTGTACGCCATCGGGCGCGAGGGATTCCTCCACCGCGGCCTGGGCCGTACGCACCCCCGGCACGGCTCTCCGTACTTCGCCTCGTACGTGCAGACGGCCCTCGCCACCGCGCTCGTCGCCGCCTTCTGGCTGACCGGCCAGGACCCCTACATCCACCTCTACACGCTGCTCGCGATCCTCGGCACGATGGCGATCCTGATCGTCCAGACCCTCTGCTCCTTCGCCGTCATCGGCTACTTCCGGAAGAACCACCCCGAGGACCGGCACTGGTTCCGTACGTTCACGGCACCGCTGCTCGGCGGCGTCGGGATGACCGCCGTGGTCGTCCTGCTGCTGGTCAACATGCGGACCGCGGCCGGTGACGCGGCGGGCTCGCTCTTCTTCCGGCTCATCCCCTGGATCGTCGGCCTGGTCTTCTTCGGAGGGCTCGGCCTGGCGCTCCATCTCAAGGCACGCAAGCCCGCACGGTACGAGATCATCGGCCGGATCGTCCTGGAGGACGCGGCCGAGCGCGACGAGGAGAAACCCACACTCTGA
- a CDS encoding PucR family transcriptional regulator — protein MGSEAMVEAEITVRRALELPALRRGLPEVITGEDGLDRAVRWVHAGEVPNIASLLKGGELLLTTGLGLGARPSEQRAFVRKLADRGIAALVVELGARFETLPTALVESARASGLPLIQLHREVPYVSVTEEIHTEIVNSHYTLMRRADEVLRRCTDVLLRGGGAPEVLRLLAAFTGNPLCLEAPDGSPLYAAGPDDGAAADADPLQAWEGLREKGLRVDVPGGGHGPDAVRARLVLLPVNAALAPVHRIAAERAADLLAVVMLQSRQEEGLAARGRGDFLADLAEGRISAAEAPGQARLLGFRPGAAALLPVVMRLPSGLPTAAGWALLAQALREELAALGAPVLLGVRPVEGRVPLVAVVREGQDRDGVADRIAEALRAGVVRAGLDRPAAQRPVVVVGAPGDWAATGPGLRHAAEAAAAAQGLPPRLWYDARRLDIELLLWRMREHGEAGMLADFVERAIGPLLAHDRTARQPLLPTLEAYLASAGRKAETSRDLNVNRQTLYDRLARISQLLGTDLEDPQTVLGLRLALHARRHTERG, from the coding sequence ATGGGGTCGGAAGCGATGGTCGAGGCCGAGATCACGGTACGCAGGGCGCTGGAGCTGCCCGCGCTGCGGCGCGGGCTGCCGGAAGTGATCACCGGCGAGGACGGGCTGGACCGGGCGGTCCGCTGGGTGCATGCCGGAGAGGTGCCGAACATCGCCTCGCTGCTCAAGGGCGGCGAGCTGCTGCTGACCACCGGCCTCGGCCTCGGCGCCCGCCCTTCCGAGCAGCGCGCCTTCGTCCGCAAGCTCGCCGACCGCGGGATCGCGGCGCTCGTCGTGGAGCTGGGCGCCCGCTTCGAAACGCTGCCCACCGCGCTGGTCGAGAGCGCCCGCGCCTCCGGACTGCCGCTGATCCAGCTGCACCGCGAGGTGCCGTACGTCTCGGTCACCGAGGAGATCCACACCGAGATCGTCAACAGCCACTACACGCTGATGCGCCGCGCCGACGAGGTGCTGCGCCGCTGTACGGACGTCCTGCTGCGCGGCGGCGGCGCCCCCGAAGTACTGCGCCTCCTCGCCGCGTTCACCGGCAACCCGCTCTGCCTGGAGGCCCCGGACGGCAGCCCGCTGTACGCCGCGGGCCCCGACGACGGCGCCGCCGCCGACGCCGATCCGCTCCAGGCGTGGGAGGGGCTGCGCGAGAAGGGGCTGCGGGTGGACGTGCCCGGCGGCGGCCACGGCCCCGACGCCGTGCGGGCCCGGCTCGTCCTGCTGCCCGTCAACGCGGCCCTCGCGCCCGTCCACCGCATCGCCGCCGAACGCGCCGCCGACCTGCTCGCCGTCGTCATGCTCCAGTCCCGGCAGGAGGAGGGGCTGGCGGCGCGCGGCCGCGGCGACTTCCTCGCCGACCTCGCCGAGGGCCGCATCTCCGCCGCCGAAGCGCCGGGCCAGGCCCGGCTGCTGGGCTTCCGGCCCGGTGCGGCGGCGCTCCTCCCGGTGGTCATGCGGCTGCCGTCCGGGCTGCCCACGGCGGCCGGCTGGGCGCTGCTCGCCCAGGCGCTGCGCGAGGAGCTGGCCGCGCTCGGCGCGCCCGTCCTGCTCGGCGTGCGGCCGGTGGAGGGCCGGGTACCGCTGGTGGCCGTGGTGCGCGAGGGGCAGGACCGGGACGGCGTGGCCGACCGGATCGCGGAGGCGCTGCGGGCCGGCGTCGTACGGGCCGGCCTGGACCGGCCCGCGGCGCAGCGCCCGGTCGTCGTGGTCGGCGCGCCCGGCGACTGGGCCGCGACCGGGCCGGGGCTGCGGCACGCCGCCGAGGCGGCCGCGGCGGCCCAGGGCCTGCCGCCCCGGCTCTGGTACGACGCCCGCCGCCTGGACATCGAGCTGCTGCTGTGGCGGATGCGCGAACACGGCGAGGCGGGCATGCTCGCCGACTTCGTCGAGCGCGCGATCGGCCCGCTGCTGGCCCACGACCGCACCGCGCGCCAGCCGCTGCTGCCCACGCTGGAGGCGTACCTCGCCAGCGCGGGCCGCAAGGCCGAGACCTCCCGCGACCTGAACGTCAACCGCCAGACCCTGTACGACCGGCTGGCCCGCATCTCCCAGCTGCTCGGCACCGACCTGGAGGACCCGCAGACGGTACTGGGCCTGCGGCTGGCACTGCACGCGCGGCGGCACACGGAACGCGGCTAG